One Algibacter sp. L3A6 genomic region harbors:
- a CDS encoding DNRLRE domain-containing protein, giving the protein MKNNKPILYVTMAVLFAGVTSLFHSCEIQENFSYQNSNSNASLGVNAWEYIQATDSLSLFEEAIKLTNTESLYESSANKTFIAPSNLAFEEYLEDNAYADLSEVPVPILRNTIKYHVVNATVSFDDPNISESNNPLPYMSENGQTIFLSRTSGYMGLVNEGTNKQWSIFTSNLKATNGVIHILPSIVYFSARSTSVEGPDDIVRDTIFPIADTYVNGGSNSGRNYGADVRMRLKNVTGSGGYDRKVFLMYNLEDFTKEGVIVDLKLELAVSFTAAKGIDVDVYNVEDTSWTEMGLTFDNANFPTTEPISTITSSKVDKFEFDIIDYYNGLDQNGLISLMVDQEAGKDETDEFHSKENTGGFFAPMLIARYASGGTTLIIEKNTGFMVNSGEAYALNNDVLEVSGSIPADVSFTIQQAPLNGWLIRGASVLQVGETFTQEDIDAMNVVYINNGTGTEDTIIVDGKDKAGATLDAFNINITVQ; this is encoded by the coding sequence ATGAAAAATAATAAACCAATTTTATATGTTACTATGGCAGTTTTATTTGCTGGCGTAACAAGTTTGTTTCACAGTTGTGAAATTCAAGAGAATTTTTCATATCAGAATTCAAACTCTAATGCTTCGTTAGGTGTAAATGCTTGGGAATATATACAAGCAACAGACTCTTTAAGTCTCTTTGAAGAAGCTATAAAACTTACAAACACAGAAAGTTTGTACGAGTCTAGTGCTAACAAAACATTTATAGCGCCTTCAAACTTGGCATTTGAAGAGTATCTCGAGGATAACGCATATGCAGATTTGTCTGAAGTGCCAGTGCCAATTTTGCGTAATACTATAAAATATCATGTGGTAAATGCTACAGTGTCTTTTGATGATCCAAATATTTCAGAAAGCAATAATCCGTTGCCATACATGAGTGAAAATGGTCAAACCATTTTTTTATCACGAACTAGTGGTTATATGGGGTTAGTAAATGAAGGCACCAATAAACAATGGAGCATTTTTACTTCCAACTTAAAAGCAACCAACGGTGTTATTCATATTTTACCATCTATAGTTTATTTTTCAGCACGTTCTACAAGTGTAGAGGGGCCTGACGATATAGTAAGAGATACTATATTTCCAATAGCAGATACTTATGTTAATGGTGGAAGCAATTCTGGACGTAATTATGGTGCTGATGTACGTATGAGATTAAAAAATGTGACTGGTAGTGGAGGTTATGATAGAAAGGTTTTTCTAATGTATAACCTAGAAGATTTTACAAAAGAAGGAGTTATAGTCGATTTAAAACTTGAATTAGCAGTAAGTTTTACAGCCGCAAAAGGAATTGATGTAGATGTTTATAATGTAGAAGATACCTCATGGACGGAAATGGGATTAACTTTTGATAATGCTAACTTTCCTACCACCGAACCTATATCTACAATAACATCATCAAAAGTAGATAAATTTGAATTTGATATCATTGATTATTATAACGGTTTAGATCAAAATGGGCTTATTTCGCTTATGGTAGATCAAGAAGCTGGTAAAGATGAAACCGATGAGTTCCATTCTAAAGAAAATACTGGCGGATTCTTTGCGCCTATGTTAATTGCACGATATGCTTCTGGAGGTACAACTTTAATAATCGAAAAAAACACAGGGTTTATGGTGAATAGTGGAGAAGCTTATGCTTTGAACAATGATGTTTTAGAAGTTTCTGGATCTATACCGGCCGATGTTAGTTTTACAATTCAGCAAGCACCACTAAACGGTTGGTTAATTAGAGGTGCAAGTGTTTTACAAGTTGGAGAAACTTTTACACAAGAAGATATTGATGCCATGAATGTGGTTTACATTAATAACGGTACTGGAACTGAAGATACTATTATAGTTGATGGAAAAGATAAAGCTGGAGCAACTTTAGATGCTTTCAATATAAATATAACAGTGCAATAG
- a CDS encoding beta-N-acetylhexosaminidase: MKTFKILNIFLLFFIALSHAQVNIIPRPMEVSIGDGFYELNNKTAIVSDEISRNQADYLAAILDDAFGTKTKIKQKGRGIVLKINPEMKTSLGNEGYYLTTSKKQVLIEASSNTGLFYGIQSLRQLLPSDFEFSKQLNKKVLIPQVEITDKPRFGWRSFMLDESRHFKGSQVVKNLLDQMALLKMNVFHWHLTDDQGWRIEIKKYPNLTKVGGYREDTQSVRKSDERYGYPHQGFYTQEEIKDIIAYAEERQILIVPEIEMPGHAMAAIASYPWLGILGANTKVPEFFGKLDDSFNIADPKVYQFLTDVLEEVFELFPGNVVHIGGDEVMFDVWKNSEMIQNKIKEEGLSSPADLQIFFTNQMSSFMESKNHRMMGWNEILGANVHEWQEDADVEVEQKLAKSAIVHFWKGNVDLINEAVTNGYDIVNSLHSMTYLDYNYKNLPLSKAYSFDPIPEGVDEKYHDKILGSGCQMWSEWIPTVQQMNNQVFPRIAAYAEVGWTSKVNKDYEVFKESLNKYKKRWELSGIEYHKDFK; the protein is encoded by the coding sequence ATGAAAACGTTTAAAATACTTAATATTTTTCTTCTTTTTTTTATCGCTTTAAGCCATGCTCAAGTTAACATTATACCACGACCTATGGAGGTGTCTATTGGAGATGGTTTTTATGAATTGAATAATAAAACGGCTATTGTCTCCGATGAAATATCTAGAAATCAAGCGGATTATTTAGCTGCTATTTTGGATGATGCTTTTGGAACTAAAACAAAGATTAAGCAAAAAGGAAGAGGTATTGTATTAAAAATAAATCCTGAAATGAAAACGTCTTTAGGAAATGAAGGGTACTACCTTACAACTTCTAAAAAGCAGGTTTTAATTGAGGCATCATCAAATACAGGTTTGTTTTATGGCATTCAATCTTTGAGGCAATTATTACCTAGTGATTTTGAGTTTTCTAAACAATTGAACAAAAAAGTATTAATTCCGCAAGTAGAAATTACCGATAAACCACGTTTTGGATGGCGTTCTTTTATGCTCGATGAGTCTCGACATTTTAAAGGTTCGCAAGTGGTTAAAAATTTATTAGACCAAATGGCGTTGCTTAAAATGAACGTGTTTCATTGGCATCTTACAGACGATCAAGGTTGGAGAATTGAGATTAAAAAATACCCTAATTTAACTAAAGTAGGCGGTTACAGAGAAGACACGCAATCTGTTAGAAAAAGTGATGAACGCTATGGATATCCGCATCAAGGTTTTTATACACAAGAAGAGATAAAAGATATTATTGCTTATGCTGAAGAAAGACAAATTTTAATAGTTCCTGAGATAGAAATGCCTGGTCATGCCATGGCTGCGATAGCATCTTACCCTTGGTTGGGGATTTTAGGAGCAAATACTAAGGTTCCTGAGTTTTTTGGTAAGTTGGACGATTCTTTCAATATAGCCGATCCAAAAGTTTATCAATTTCTAACAGATGTTCTTGAAGAAGTATTCGAGCTTTTTCCTGGTAATGTTGTCCATATTGGCGGAGATGAGGTGATGTTTGATGTTTGGAAAAACTCCGAAATGATACAAAATAAAATAAAAGAAGAAGGATTATCTTCTCCTGCAGATCTTCAAATATTTTTCACCAACCAAATGTCAAGTTTTATGGAAAGTAAAAACCACAGAATGATGGGGTGGAATGAAATACTAGGCGCTAATGTGCACGAATGGCAAGAAGATGCAGATGTGGAAGTGGAGCAGAAATTAGCTAAATCTGCTATTGTGCACTTTTGGAAAGGAAATGTAGACCTTATTAATGAAGCGGTTACTAATGGTTACGATATTGTGAATTCATTACATTCCATGACTTATTTAGATTATAATTATAAAAATTTACCGCTTTCTAAAGCTTATTCTTTCGATCCTATTCCGGAAGGTGTAGATGAAAAATATCATGATAAAATTTTAGGTTCGGGTTGCCAAATGTGGAGTGAATGGATTCCTACGGTACAGCAAATGAACAACCAGGTATTTCCTAGAATTGCTGCTTATGCAGAAGTAGGTTGGACTTCTAAAGTTAATAAAGATTATGAGGTTTTTAAAGAATCACTAAATAAATACAAGAAACGTTGGGAGCTATCAGGTATAGAATATCATAAAGATTTTAAATAA
- a CDS encoding LacI family DNA-binding transcriptional regulator, with the protein MKNTRITLKDLAKELNLSPSTISRALANNPAISDSTKKKVQKRAEELGFIPNSIASSFRKKKTQTIGVIVPRIDIHFHSLVISGIEEFAYNNGYNVTIFQSKDSLKREKEIIKILQNKMVDGVIVCLGIETKNCDHFKKINKLGIPLVFYDRVPTDFDANKIIINDFESAYLATEHLIKNGCNRIGHISGSQTTNIFKARLEGYKAALKHYKLPIEESLILFTNNLSYDEGVACAETYLKSPLKPDGIFCANDYTAVSVIQVFRKAKINIPEDVAIVGFSNYPISKIIEPHLTTINDRAFQMGEAATKLLIRQIEEKDESIVSETITLKTELIVRESSTR; encoded by the coding sequence ATGAAGAACACTAGAATAACCTTAAAAGATTTAGCTAAAGAATTAAACCTATCGCCCTCTACCATATCTAGAGCTTTAGCTAACAATCCTGCCATTAGTGATTCTACAAAAAAGAAGGTCCAAAAACGGGCTGAAGAATTAGGCTTTATACCTAACTCTATTGCTTCGAGTTTTAGAAAGAAAAAAACGCAAACTATAGGTGTTATTGTCCCTCGAATTGATATCCATTTCCACTCACTGGTTATAAGCGGCATTGAAGAGTTTGCATACAACAACGGCTATAATGTTACCATATTTCAATCTAAAGACTCGCTTAAAAGAGAAAAGGAAATTATAAAAATTCTTCAAAATAAAATGGTTGATGGCGTTATTGTATGCTTAGGTATAGAAACTAAAAACTGTGATCATTTTAAAAAAATCAATAAACTAGGTATTCCGCTAGTTTTTTATGATCGTGTACCGACTGATTTTGATGCCAATAAAATAATTATAAACGATTTTGAATCGGCCTATTTAGCGACTGAACATCTTATTAAAAATGGTTGCAACCGAATTGGTCATATTTCTGGTAGCCAAACCACTAACATATTTAAAGCACGTTTAGAAGGATATAAAGCAGCTCTGAAACATTACAAATTACCTATAGAAGAATCATTAATATTATTCACCAATAACCTTAGTTATGACGAAGGTGTAGCGTGTGCCGAAACATACTTAAAAAGCCCATTAAAACCAGATGGTATATTTTGTGCTAACGATTATACAGCAGTAAGTGTAATTCAAGTATTTAGAAAAGCCAAAATAAATATTCCTGAAGATGTGGCTATTGTTGGTTTTAGTAATTATCCTATTTCTAAAATTATAGAACCTCATTTAACAACTATTAATGACCGTGCTTTTCAAATGGGAGAAGCAGCCACCAAATTATTAATTCGCCAAATTGAAGAAAAGGATGAATCTATAGTATCTGAAACTATTACTTTAAAAACAGAACTGATAGTTCGTGAGTCTAGTACAAGGTAA
- a CDS encoding glycoside hydrolase family 16 protein, whose protein sequence is MKINSPMHYIVIILLAISSCSSPKDENIQPIEPITRIINFSGYEWIVRTSDDAKQGPGPNLFSDSEDNVWVDDEGRLHLKIVQKGGYWYCSGVTLRLSQGYKKYVFYVASRVDQLDENVVGGLFTYKNDNEEIDIEFSKWSQSENQDSQFAIQPSDNVGNKTRYDLNLKSDLSTHFFDWQAGSIEFASYYGHTLQPNTEDVISTWVYTGSDIPPENDEKLKINLWLFRGNAPTNNLPAEMIIDCVEIL, encoded by the coding sequence ATGAAAATTAATAGCCCTATGCATTATATAGTAATAATATTATTAGCCATTAGCTCTTGCAGTTCACCCAAGGATGAAAACATTCAACCCATTGAGCCCATAACGCGAATCATTAATTTTTCGGGTTATGAATGGATAGTAAGGACTTCCGATGATGCTAAACAAGGCCCAGGTCCTAATTTGTTTTCAGATTCAGAAGATAATGTTTGGGTAGATGATGAAGGCCGATTACACTTAAAAATTGTACAAAAAGGTGGTTATTGGTACTGTTCAGGAGTCACACTACGTCTATCTCAAGGTTACAAAAAGTATGTTTTTTATGTAGCGAGTAGAGTAGACCAATTGGATGAAAACGTTGTGGGCGGACTTTTTACGTATAAAAACGATAATGAAGAGATCGATATAGAGTTTTCTAAATGGTCTCAGTCTGAAAATCAGGACTCTCAATTTGCAATTCAACCTTCAGATAATGTGGGTAATAAAACGCGTTACGATTTAAATTTGAAAAGCGACTTATCAACGCATTTCTTTGATTGGCAAGCGGGTAGCATAGAATTTGCAAGTTACTATGGACATACTTTGCAACCTAATACAGAAGATGTAATTAGTACATGGGTATATACAGGAAGTGATATTCCTCCTGAAAATGATGAAAAATTAAAAATAAATCTTTGGTTGTTTAGAGGGAATGCCCCAACAAATAATCTACCCGCAGAAATGATTATAGATTGTGTAGAAATACTGTAA
- a CDS encoding family 20 glycosylhydrolase, with the protein MMNYKNILKYLLLLSVMLTTSFNINAQTVASTEDFKVKGFHLDLRIQVMTPEALKTLADELSEMGINTLVMEWEGTYPYEKHAVISNKYSYTPQEVKDFIAHCDSLGIKVIPLQQSLGHVEYILRNPRYNNLKEDRKDISQLCPMEAMESKALFKDLFSDLVKTHNSDYIHIGGDETYLLGHCEKCQLKVKEEGKSKLFVDYMKMITELVIDLGKKPVMWADIILKHPEAAADLPKETIFIDWNYGWRINHFGDIPKLQELGFTFWGAPAIRSHPDNWYVTDWATHFKNQKEFIPYAREAGYEGMVLTSWSTSGVYGFTWDVNYDVVDMVQIRNTYPLSGFRILMASYAEAINLKTPIKPEDFVIEYAKNRFGFSKKDGLKFWNFLLAEPELVSYGKPAKSESVAAVKAKYNVLRDELVKLKPKRHEAEFNQFKLMADLRVHYLDFKAVDIKYNAPDFTRSQVPILLKELDVILEDAKQLDKRFIALNKGFLYDAELEEQNKLRVQAVHTLYDRLAKLK; encoded by the coding sequence ATGATGAATTATAAAAATATATTAAAATATTTGTTACTATTAAGTGTTATGCTCACTACTTCGTTTAATATTAATGCACAAACAGTAGCTTCTACCGAAGATTTTAAAGTAAAAGGTTTTCATTTGGACCTTCGTATACAAGTAATGACGCCTGAAGCGCTTAAAACGCTTGCGGACGAGCTTTCCGAGATGGGTATTAATACCTTGGTTATGGAGTGGGAAGGTACTTATCCTTATGAAAAACATGCTGTGATATCTAACAAATACTCATATACACCACAAGAGGTAAAAGATTTTATTGCACACTGTGATAGTTTAGGAATTAAAGTGATTCCCTTGCAACAAAGTTTGGGGCATGTAGAGTACATTTTAAGAAACCCGAGATATAACAACTTAAAAGAAGATAGAAAAGATATTTCGCAATTATGCCCTATGGAAGCTATGGAAAGTAAAGCGCTTTTTAAGGATTTGTTTTCCGATTTGGTAAAAACTCATAATTCAGATTATATTCATATTGGTGGCGATGAAACTTATTTGTTGGGGCACTGCGAAAAATGTCAATTAAAGGTAAAGGAAGAAGGGAAATCGAAATTATTTGTAGATTACATGAAGATGATAACCGAACTCGTTATTGACTTAGGTAAGAAGCCAGTGATGTGGGCTGATATTATTTTGAAACATCCCGAAGCAGCAGCCGATTTACCAAAAGAAACTATTTTTATAGATTGGAATTATGGATGGAGAATAAACCATTTTGGAGATATACCCAAACTTCAAGAATTGGGCTTTACGTTTTGGGGAGCTCCCGCTATTAGGTCGCATCCAGATAATTGGTATGTTACAGATTGGGCAACGCATTTTAAAAACCAGAAAGAATTTATTCCGTATGCAAGAGAAGCAGGATATGAAGGCATGGTTTTAACCTCTTGGTCTACTTCAGGCGTTTATGGGTTTACTTGGGATGTTAATTATGATGTGGTAGATATGGTTCAAATTAGAAATACATATCCATTATCTGGTTTTAGAATTTTAATGGCAAGTTATGCCGAAGCTATCAACCTGAAAACACCTATAAAACCTGAAGATTTTGTAATAGAATATGCCAAAAATAGGTTTGGTTTTAGCAAGAAAGACGGACTAAAATTTTGGAATTTTTTATTAGCTGAACCGGAACTTGTAAGCTACGGAAAGCCAGCTAAAAGTGAAAGCGTGGCAGCAGTTAAAGCTAAATATAATGTGCTTAGAGACGAACTGGTAAAATTAAAACCAAAACGCCATGAAGCAGAATTTAATCAGTTTAAATTAATGGCCGATTTAAGAGTGCATTATTTAGATTTTAAAGCGGTAGATATTAAATATAATGCACCGGATTTCACCAGGTCTCAAGTACCAATATTACTTAAAGAATTAGATGTTATTTTAGAAGATGCTAAGCAGTTAGACAAAAGATTTATAGCGCTTAATAAAGGATTTCTTTATGATGCAGAACTAGAAGAACAGAATAAATTACGAGTACAAGCTGTTCATACGCTTTATGATCGATTGGCTAAATTAAAATAA
- a CDS encoding RagB/SusD family nutrient uptake outer membrane protein: MKYIKNIIGIGLLACLAVSCSEQVLEKDPVSSFSGQGFYQTSSDAQAGVYGIYDALQSTFRVNFSYWGEGRADAVNTNHSGNPLALQQNTLSQDISSASWNNIYETISRANYAIKYIPGVFAGESEFSLQLIAQARALRAISYFYAVRVWGDVPLITEPYESVDQQFFISKTDQELVLDQIVEDFIFASENCRDNFGGDNTRILLTKGAAHAFLTQVYMWRNEYANAVESAEKVIDNSLYSLVPINDWSRIFTSGYSNESIFEVGYNDVQTNSLRVLYAIGADSDYFPSESFRDTFEDDDLRKDLIWDTTEENPRKIWKFFGEGFSDESADPSANNIVLVRLADIMLLKAEAHNKLNETTEALDLLNTIRKRAGITELTLADANGLYGDLESAILHERLIELSFEGHRWFDLVRTGKAISTMNPINGLSDEANLVWPIHEDAINRNPSLEQNDFYK, encoded by the coding sequence ATGAAATACATAAAAAATATTATAGGAATAGGGCTTCTTGCTTGTCTTGCGGTATCCTGTTCAGAACAAGTTTTAGAAAAGGATCCAGTAAGTAGTTTTTCTGGTCAAGGATTTTATCAAACATCTAGTGATGCTCAGGCCGGTGTTTATGGTATTTATGATGCATTACAATCTACATTCCGAGTTAACTTTTCTTATTGGGGAGAGGGGCGTGCTGATGCAGTAAATACAAATCATTCTGGCAATCCATTAGCGTTACAACAAAACACTCTTAGTCAAGATATTTCATCTGCAAGTTGGAATAATATTTATGAAACCATTAGTCGTGCAAATTACGCTATTAAATATATACCAGGTGTCTTTGCTGGTGAAAGTGAATTTAGCTTACAGCTTATTGCTCAAGCTAGAGCCTTAAGAGCAATCTCTTATTTCTATGCTGTTAGAGTATGGGGAGATGTTCCATTAATTACCGAACCTTACGAAAGTGTTGATCAACAATTTTTTATTTCAAAAACAGATCAAGAATTGGTGCTCGATCAAATTGTTGAAGATTTTATTTTTGCAAGTGAAAACTGTAGAGATAATTTTGGTGGAGATAATACTAGAATACTCTTAACAAAAGGTGCAGCTCACGCATTCCTTACACAAGTATACATGTGGAGAAATGAATATGCAAATGCTGTTGAATCTGCTGAAAAAGTAATAGACAATAGTTTGTATTCATTAGTGCCTATAAACGATTGGTCAAGAATATTTACTTCAGGATACTCTAATGAAAGCATTTTTGAAGTAGGCTATAATGATGTGCAAACCAATTCTTTACGTGTTTTATATGCTATTGGTGCTGATAGTGATTATTTTCCAAGTGAATCTTTTAGAGATACGTTTGAAGATGACGATTTAAGAAAAGATCTTATTTGGGATACTACAGAAGAGAATCCACGAAAAATATGGAAATTCTTTGGAGAAGGTTTTAGCGATGAAAGTGCAGACCCATCGGCTAATAATATTGTTCTTGTGAGGTTAGCAGACATTATGCTTTTAAAAGCAGAAGCTCATAATAAATTAAATGAAACCACTGAGGCTCTAGATTTATTAAATACTATAAGAAAAAGAGCAGGTATTACAGAACTAACGCTAGCCGATGCAAACGGCTTGTATGGAGATTTAGAATCTGCAATATTACATGAAAGATTAATTGAATTATCTTTTGAAGGACATCGTTGGTTCGATTTAGTTCGTACCGGAAAAGCTATAAGCACCATGAATCCAATTAACGGATTAAGTGACGAGGCAAATCTTGTTTGGCCTATTCATGAAGATGCGATAAATAGAAATCCTAGCTTAGAACAGAATGATTTTTATAAATAA
- a CDS encoding 6-phosphogluconolactonase → MKHLRCVLIIIFNKEMLDFTQNINVLSNKATTGIAAGKAVEACIVKLQKTKEKIRIVFAAAPSQDSMLEYLTQSKLIAWNKIVAFHMDEYIGLEPNSPQLFSSYLEKNIFSKVPLHKNIINVNNNVSEEIKRYTNLLEEGPIDIVCLGIGENGHLAFNDPHVADFNDPEIVKVVELDDACRIQQVNDGCFESFEKVPQNAITLTIPTLLKGKHLFCVVLGTNKSDAVKNALTEPVNTACPASILTTHADCSYYFDKKAYKGVELLQNA, encoded by the coding sequence ATGAAGCACCTACGCTGTGTTTTAATAATAATTTTTAATAAAGAAATGCTAGATTTTACACAGAATATAAACGTTCTTTCTAACAAGGCCACAACAGGTATTGCTGCAGGAAAAGCAGTTGAAGCGTGTATCGTTAAATTACAAAAAACAAAAGAAAAGATACGGATAGTATTTGCAGCAGCACCATCTCAAGATTCTATGCTGGAGTACTTAACACAATCGAAATTGATTGCATGGAATAAGATAGTCGCGTTTCATATGGATGAATATATAGGGCTAGAACCTAATTCACCACAATTATTTTCTTCTTATTTAGAAAAAAACATTTTTTCAAAAGTGCCTTTACATAAAAACATAATTAATGTGAATAATAATGTATCAGAAGAGATAAAAAGGTATACCAATTTGTTAGAAGAAGGACCTATTGATATTGTTTGTTTAGGGATAGGAGAGAATGGGCATTTGGCCTTTAATGATCCGCATGTAGCCGATTTTAATGATCCGGAAATAGTAAAAGTCGTAGAGTTAGATGATGCATGTCGCATACAGCAAGTTAATGATGGTTGTTTCGAGTCTTTCGAAAAGGTGCCTCAAAATGCAATAACATTAACCATACCTACGCTATTAAAAGGTAAACATTTGTTTTGCGTGGTTTTAGGAACTAATAAAAGTGATGCTGTAAAAAATGCACTTACAGAGCCTGTTAACACCGCTTGTCCTGCTTCTATACTTACTACGCATGCCGATTGTAGTTATTATTTTGATAAAAAAGCGTACAAAGGGGTAGAGTTGTTACAAAATGCATAA